tcatttaaatgttTATGATCTTTTTCATTTATAAACACTGAATTTGAACCAACTAACCCTTCTCTACTAGGTGATTGCATTTCACATGTTCAATttctattatatatttttaatggcAGTTAGATGAATTTTCCCAACACAGTACAACgctaaaaattaataattatttactgaaaatcttaattttacttttaaattttatAGAAGtgtatgatttattatgtaagaagaccaattttttttaaaaaaaaaaaattaaacatatttTCAATTTCAAATTACATGATTTATTTTTTAACCAAGCCAAAGTAAAAAGCTGCCTTTTTTTATTTGTtacttcaaaaaaagaaaaagaaaaagagaattcATTCAAATGTTTATTGTTATTCTGATCTCTCAGACACACGCCAACATACATGCGTGATCTTTGACCTGCTTATTTATTAACCtctaagtaaataaatatataaaatatatatatttatttattaagagTAAAAAAGAAAGAACTTAAATTAAAGTTAATAGTAACAGAAGTCATTAAATGTAGGGGGGGAGGCGGGTCTTACAAAGTCAAAACATTTTAAAGGCTCATCGGAAGAGAAAGCAGAAGCTCCTTGACTTGATTGCGGGCGGATGAGCGTTGTAGTTGAAGCTTACTGGAGCTTAGCCTGCTGCCTTAGCGTGTCTGgctttgcctctctctctctctctctctctctctctgatcttAAGTCTTGAGTCTTGATTCGTCTCAGCTAGATTGGTAGTCGGGTGATCAAGGGTGGGTGGGCATGGGAAGATCACCATGCTGCGACAAAGCAAATGTGAAGAGGGGGCCCTGGTCTCCTGATGAAGATGAAACTCTCAAGAACTACCTTCAACAGCACGGCAATGGCGGTAACTGGATTGCTTTACCTCGCAAAGCTggtcctttctctctctctctctctctctctgcgcgTGTGTTTTAACATGGAAATTCCATTTGACAACTGATCGATCGAGAGAACTGAAAACTTTTCTTCTcagtcatttttttaaaaaaagaaaatttaaatttttttatttttatgggtCAACTGAGAATTCATACTAAGCTTCTCCCTTCTCACATCGTTCCTTTTCCTTCACAAGACTTCAAATCTAATGTCTGTAACATAAAAGTTCCAGATCTTAATCCATGAAATGTTCAAAATTTACAAATTTAAGCCAATCTCATTGACTACTCACTTTGTTGATCTCGATTTATTTTTCAAAGTCCAATTGTTTTTAATTTCTCTATTTTTTCCGAGAAACAAAGTAGAAAGCTTGAAGTTCTTTTCTTATGACATAAAAATTCTTTTCTTATGATAGCTAGTGACTTTTGGCAGTCGGCTAATCCATCTTTATAATAAGACTCATTCTTTTACTCTACTAAAATATCAAACTTTAATTTCAATCACACGAAAATCAATCTTATCAATTATCTAATATATATCTCCAAAATTTTCTATGTGAGTCGTATAATTCtcttcttaatttatatttttgattGAGCGAACCCATGCTTAGATATATGGTTAAGCACTTCCAATGAGAGGTTttctttatttcatttcattttattttgaaaCTTCTACAATGAGGATAGCGCTCACTCATATCTTGACTATTAAAGTTTGTCTTCTTGCAGCCAATTCATCTTATTTCATCAGTTTTCAACTTTCTTGtaccaaaaaaagaaaatacaTTATTTATTCACCTCTAGCATTTCAAAAAGAAATTAATTATCCTTGAAAAATATAACAACTTTTTAAGACGTACACCCTACATATGCAAGGGTTTTTAATGCCTAAATTCCAaattcaataaattttaaaaattcttttacaCGTTTAATAATTTCGATCaatttaaattactctttttttttggatgaatttattttcagtattaaaTAGTCATATGATTTCACATTACATAACATGAATttcatattaattaattatattttattaattaattttttatatgatTTCATATAAGTTTCATATGATttccactatatatatatattcccactAAATGGCAATCAATAAACTAGTTAATTGCATGCAGGCCTTAAGCGTTGCGGCAAGAGTTGCCGGTTAAGATGGCTGAATTACCTCAGGCCCAACATCAAACATGGAGGTTTCACCGAGGAGGAAGACAACATCATCTGTACTCTGTATGCTAAGATGGGTAGCAGGCAAGCAATTAATCAATTtattcctttaattttttttatttattacatatatttactttttcttttatcaaaacacacacacacacacacaatattaataaaaaatatgagACTGTTTTCAATAATCTTTTTTAtgtgtttaaaattaaaattaaattctcAATATGAGATAGTAAATGATATTCCTTCAGAAATTgtctatatataaaataaaaaagtatatttatttattagtttAAGAGCATAAATCTTAGAAGTTGTTAATGTGTTAGTATCAAAAGttatgaagcatgcatgaaaaCACCAGTTTTGTTCTAAGAGTTTAAAAGTAAGATAAAATTTTCAACTCATAAACAAATTAAGAAAAGCATTTCTTAAAAAACTGCacacatttttttataaaatcgaatcattttttattaaattggTAGTTGTTTGCCTTCAATAAAATTAAACGATTCAACAATTTCAACGCATAATTAAGTAATTAACTTTTTCCATTTATTTTGTGTCTGTGGTTAGATGGTCTGTCATAGCCTCTCAACTACCTGGAAGAACCGACAATGACGTGAAGAATCATTGGAACACCAAACTAAAGAAGAACTTTCAAGCCAAAACTAACTCCATAAACAGCAATAATACTACTCCTAAGAACACCAACTcgtcttctctttctcttcttccCTCAACATTGCCAGAGCCCGCCACTAATATTACTGCACCCAGCAACACTGCCGGAATTTACACTCTTCATGATTTTCCATCCTCTTTGCTGCCCCAATATTTAGAAACTTTATCTCCACCAACCCATTTAGAGTCCCATGGAGGATTAAGTAATGTGAATGAGTGCTCCAAACATGATCTTCCGGCTGCCGCCACCCAAATGTCGTCAGAATATGGTGCAATTGCAAAGAACCGAAGGAGCAGTACAACTGGTATTCACAGTACTAATAATTCTACAGTGACTCAAGAAGCCTGGAGCATCAATTCGGTTTCGTCTTTGCATAATGTGGGTGACAGGTGCCTTTCGCTGCCCAGTCCCGGAGGAGGGGCTGGCAAGGCGGATGGAAGAGTTTTAAGTGTGGATCAGTTTGGCGTTGGTTTCTTCGCTAACTATGATCTTGTTGATGGGTTGTGGTTTCAGGAGAAAAATAGTAATGAAGGCCTTAGCATTCCTGCTACTGTGCTTTCTCCCTATGTTCACATTAAGCCAAATGAACTTTGCCCAAGTTTTAATTATTAGAAAGCCAGTGTTAAAGAAAGTACACTAGAAGAAGTACGTGGGAAAGATGAAAGTTCTTTCATTTCTGTAATTGTATCAGGTTTATAAGCATCAGGTCGCAGGAACAAATGTATACACAGTTCATGATTAGGACATTTGCTTCAATAATGTCGTCCTagcttctcatttttttttttttcgctcttactctctctctctctctctctctaagctttCATATGCTGCGTTGATAATAATGGATTCATATTGTGTGGGGTCTTTAACTGCATGGCTACTATATGGTTGAGGGTACTGAGTGAGATATGAGATGAGGGAAGCCATCAGCATGATTATTTCTTGCTGGTCAGAAGTCATGAAACTTGCATGGGGTCTGGACAGTTCAGAGTTAAAGAGGTTCCCCCACTGCCCAAAtccccacctctctctctctctctctctctcacacacacacacacacacacacacacacacacttctcTTTTCCTGAAAGCTGAAACTTGATTTTCAGAATGATGAGCAGCCCAGAGCATGGCCACCCATCTCAGTCGAACTAGTTAGTAGTGTTGATATTATCAGTTTGGCCCcttgttttaatatttatagtGTAGCCTATgtggccatatatatatatatataccaaaaaaaatttaacaaaattttgggaaattctTATTATTTCCTACTCTCGATAAAGGCTTTTTATGGCTAGAGAACTAGGTGTTAAGGTCACACAACCCAGAAGTTTTTTCCAGCTGCTTTGAGCATGGTTTTACCAAATTCAGTCCCTATCCCAACCTTAATTTGAAAGAGGTAGTTTCAGGTTAACCATTAGAAATTGCTAGTATCATATATGTTAGAGAATTGAAGGAGATAAAAGATTTACAAAGCACCAAGTGTTAAGGCTTGTGGATGTCGTGTGTGTGATGTACGTTATCCAGATGATGTTAAGATTATAGAGTCTAAGACTAGTAAACTCACTAAGATCGAGTCTATAGATCTTGCAAAAATcaatatacaaaatttataaGAATCATTAGTCAATAAAGACTCATTTATATTGTTGAGTTTTCTTCCCAaggataaatcaacaagagatTACATGTTAGGATCAGGGGAGTCGTCATGAGCAAGCTTGGTATAGATGAGTGAGAAC
This genomic stretch from Malania oleifera isolate guangnan ecotype guangnan chromosome 3, ASM2987363v1, whole genome shotgun sequence harbors:
- the LOC131152058 gene encoding transcription factor MYB87-like isoform X1, producing the protein MGRSPCCDKANVKRGPWSPDEDETLKNYLQQHGNGGNWIALPRKAGLKRCGKSCRLRWLNYLRPNIKHGGFTEEEDNIICTLYAKMGSRWSVIASQLPGRTDNDVKNHWNTKLKKNFQAKTNSINSNNTTPKNTNSSSLSLLPSTLPEPATNITAPSNTAGIYTLHDFPSSLLPQYLETLSPPTHLESHGGLSNVNECSKHDLPAAATQMSSEYGAIAKNRRSSTTGIHSTNNSTVTQEAWSINSVSSLHNVGDRCLSLPSPGGGAGKADGRVLSVDQFGVGFFANYDLVDGLWFQEKNSNEGLSIPATVLSPYVHIKPNELCPSFNY
- the LOC131152058 gene encoding transcription factor MYB87-like isoform X2, with translation MGRSPCCDKANVKRGPWSPDEDETLKNYLQQHGNGGLKRCGKSCRLRWLNYLRPNIKHGGFTEEEDNIICTLYAKMGSRWSVIASQLPGRTDNDVKNHWNTKLKKNFQAKTNSINSNNTTPKNTNSSSLSLLPSTLPEPATNITAPSNTAGIYTLHDFPSSLLPQYLETLSPPTHLESHGGLSNVNECSKHDLPAAATQMSSEYGAIAKNRRSSTTGIHSTNNSTVTQEAWSINSVSSLHNVGDRCLSLPSPGGGAGKADGRVLSVDQFGVGFFANYDLVDGLWFQEKNSNEGLSIPATVLSPYVHIKPNELCPSFNY